From the Acidobacteriota bacterium genome, one window contains:
- a CDS encoding recombination protein NinB, whose protein sequence is MRPITLSSVTRPLAVDAIYSSPDGMLMWLAERKRTPAQNAKFHATCGDVAKCAEFGGKRITAQQWKTLFISGHAIATGLGAEVVEGLEGEMVNIRESSASMSSSRMSSVIEYQEAWIYQKGILLPAYGLAVAPS, encoded by the coding sequence ATGCGCCCAATAACCCTATCCTCCGTAACAAGGCCTCTAGCAGTAGATGCGATCTACTCCTCTCCTGACGGCATGCTGATGTGGCTGGCAGAGCGCAAGCGAACACCTGCACAGAACGCGAAGTTTCACGCAACCTGCGGAGATGTGGCGAAATGTGCGGAATTCGGCGGAAAGCGGATCACGGCGCAGCAGTGGAAAACGCTATTCATCTCGGGGCACGCCATCGCTACTGGACTCGGGGCGGAGGTTGTTGAGGGCCTTGAGGGCGAGATGGTGAATATCCGCGAATCGTCGGCCTCGATGAGTTCCAGCAGGATGTCGAGCGTGATCGAGTATCAAGAGGCTTGGATATACCAGAAGGGGATTCTGTTACCAGCTTACGGGTTAGCAGTGGCCCCGTCTTAA